A window of Daucus carota subsp. sativus chromosome 2, DH1 v3.0, whole genome shotgun sequence genomic DNA:
TTGGGGAAGTATTTGGTTATGTATGAGATTAGGATTGCAGTGTTTGATTGTCCTGCGTACTGAAATGCATTTGATTTTCGTGAAATTTGATTAATATAGGAAGCTGTAATCTTATGGTTGGGAATTGGATTCGGAACCCGGAGGGTCCAAGATACACAAATGAGAGTTGCCAGTTTATTGAAAGTCATCAAAATTGTATGAAGAATGGGAGGCCTGATACAGAGTATCTTTACTGGAGGTGGAAGCCAAAGGATTGTGAGTTGCCCCAATTCGATGCCAAAAAGTTTCTTGAAATGATGAGGAATAAAGCCTGGGCACTAATCGGTGATTCAATATCGCGAAATCATGTTCAGTCGTTGCTTTGTATTCTGTCAAAGGTAAAATCCATATATTGTCATTTATGGTCGAGTAAATGTTAGTTTAAGATGATTTATCTCTATTACTATAGTAACCATGATCATGCTGATATAGAATCATGGAAGTACTCTATATGATATGATTCTTCTTTGTTTGCTAGTCTGATTGACCAGTAAATTGTTCAGTTGACCATAGTGTTAAGACGTCATCCGATGACCATGGTATCTGCTAGAGTCAAGCTTCTTAACAAGACATGGCCTATTTTGTTTGCTTCTCCGGTTCTCCCATTTCAATTTCGTATCTCCATTATGCAGGACAGATACTCTGTTTCTTAGTTACCTTTCTGATCTCATGTTTTACTTTTAGAGCTCATACCATATATTTAATCAACATGTACAAGTATATCTTTTTTGACGTAAACTTGCCAGTTTTTAACATAAGGCTAGACTGCGAGCCATTTATTTTGGTTACGtcaattacaatttacaaaaaatacaaatacTCTATTctcgaaaaaaaaagaaatacataTACTCATGCACATATGCTATGTCGGTAGTGCAATTGGGCCCCTATTTTCATGTCAGTTGAATGTAAataattcagaatttgatgatTTCTTGTTAAAGCACCTATATGACATAGTTCTTTTGGCCTGAACCTAAATAACAGGGTTTGATACTCCCCTTGTTTTGCATTTTAATGTTTTTCTGGTCATAATATTCCAAGAACCAGAGGTGGCTGCGAAAAGGCTCTAGATTCTCTAGTACGACAGTTTCAGGATCACTTTCACCTCTTTATAATTTTGTAGTACAAGGAGCTTATAGTAGGTTATTGACTTATTGTACAGAGTGGAAAGCAAATGATGGGTTATTATGAAAGCAAGTCCTTGTGTTTGATGGTTAGGTCAATTGTAAGTTTCAGAATACATTGAAAGAGTCTAAAGAGGGTTCACCTTTAAAAAAGAGTAATCATTCTGCTTTATTGTGACTTCAGTATAATCAAAGGCGAGCAACCCTTtccattattttaaattcaagcCGCAAGACAATTTCGTTTCAGGTGTGTCATTATCAATCAAACCAGAACATGTGTCGCCCGTCGTATACTATGCCATTAACATGTTTTAGAAAGCTACCAGGTGCTTGCTTAAGCAGTTGTTCATGTAACATACTCGGAACATGCATCAAATTTGAGATGCTCAAGTTGTTTATCCTATAAACTTAAAGGATGTTGGCATGCAACAAACATgaagtataaaatatatacataacagTGAGTGCGCGCAGTTGCTCACACATACAACTATTGTCCACATCACCTTGCagcataattttttttgcctGCAGATGCGATTATATTTTGTGGTGCAAGTTAGTCATACTTCCTGTCGTGAGGTGTTACTAGCTCAGCCTGTAGTCAAGCATGACAATctagaaagcagggatactTCATCTGGGTGAAGAACTGCGTAGGGGATACTTGGGGGTGCGGGGGTGCGGCGGGGTGCGGCGGGGTGCGGCGGGATACGCACGggatacgccacgtggcgtatcgGTGGAGGCAGTGACGGGGATACGCGGGGGTGCGGGGATGGGGGTGCGGGAGTGGCACAAATCGTAATTtttaacaactttttttttaaaaaaaaaaaacttaaaattagttGGTCAAAATCATTGAATCACTTATATTGTAAtagttatttatgtattttaattgtCAAGACTTAAGGATGACTAATTTAGTTATTCCACTATTTTGTCCTACTTAAATGCAtcttatgaattttatatatatatatatatatatatatatatatatatatatatatatatatataggctcatgatcaaatacaaactactcttaaaataaaaactaaaaaccacatATTTACCAATACACCCACCCCCACCAGTTACCTTTCTCTAACTACATATACATACAGACTTGCATCCACGTCCCTCTTCTTTCACATCTCTGTCCCTTTCTCTTTCTCATCTCCCCTGCTACTCATCATCACGCGACCTTATCATAACATTCCTTCCTTGCCGTAGCTGCCACCGTCCATCATCCACTATTGTCACTGCGTCATCACGCATACTTCCTCTCTCTCCTCCCCAGATACTTAATTAAGCATGATTCTCTTATAGTTAATTGCTTTCTTCATATGTCGTTATGTCTTGAATATTGAAGCCATGATTGCTATTTCATTTAGTGAATAACTAATCAGTAAAGTTGCTTATTTAATTACATAAATCGTGGTTACTACTGTATTAGTTAGTGATTTTCGCTTtgcaaattagtgatttgtgcCGTACAAGTTAGTGATTttcgctttagaaattagtgatatgtgttgcaaaAAATGGTGAAAATCTCCAGAATTTACTGAAACCTTCAGATCTGTGCTTGTTAGCCATTCCGCTGATAATAACGATgatggagatagtggaggtggtggatattGAAGGGCGAGAGCATGGAGTGGGCGGGGCACGGAAGAGGAGGGTCGGTAGAGGAGGCAGGTGGCAGAGGAGGTGGCTGAGATGGCGGAGGAGGGAGACACGGGCGGCTGAGATGGCGGAGGAGGGAGACAATTTGATAAGGCTGTGGTTTTAGGCGGTGTATTATCACCGGAGCTGTGGAATACAATTGGGGTTGCAATTGAAAGATGGCGGTGGAGGTGAAGGAAGCGGAGGAGAGGAGGCGGCAGtggtggaggtgaaggaggCGGTGGCGGAGATGGAGGTGGGTGAAGATGGAGATGGTTGGGAAGATGAAGAGGGAGGTGTAGATATTAGTGATATGTGCTttaaaatttagtgatatttgaggtgggtttttagtttgtagaataaggaggtttgtattagagtaaaactctatatatatatatatatatataatatatttaatattttaatatttgccgtATCCCCCCGCACCCGTATCCCCATATTTTGGAATTTGACGAATTCCCGTATCCACGTACCGCGCACCCACACCcccgcacccgcactcatgcttcctagaTGACAATTATTACCATAGATATGCATTGGTCTTGTGGTTAACTTATCATTTTTAACCTTTCAGGTCGAACAACCTCTTCATGTTTACCATGATCCAGATTACAAAAACAGAAGATGGCTCTTTTCCTCTTACAACTTTAGTCTCTCACTTATGTGGTCACCTTTTCTTGCTGAAGCTAAGATTTTTGAAGATTACAATGGTGTTTCAACATCAGAAATTGAGCTGCAACTTGACAAACTTGATTCACATTGGACTAGTGTGTACGATAATTTGGACTATATAGTATTTTCATCAGGAAAATGGTTTGTCAAAAGTGCAATATACTATGAAAATGACACAATACAGGGCTGCCATTACTGTCCTCAAAGGAACCTAACGGAGCTGGGTATTCGTTATGCTTATCGCAAAGTAATCAGTAACGTCTTTGACTATGTCATCAAGTCTAATCACAAAGGCATGATCTTTTATAGGAATCCAACACCAGATCACTTTGAGAATGGTGAATGGTTCAGTGGCGGGAACTGCCAAAGAACAAAACCAGCTGAGGAAGGCGAGTTCCAGTACAATGTGTTGAACAAACTTCTTCGTGAAGTTGAATTAGACGAATTTGCAAAGGCTGAAATCAGGGCTTCTAAAGCTGGAGTGAAGCTTAAACTTCTTGATGT
This region includes:
- the LOC108210088 gene encoding protein trichome birefringence-like 23, which produces MKLNLKTWSNFLRKNNHFVVKLAVAFLFVGVAFRLISPRSTQYLDVPETPFVERSETQGSVNVPEIIEQFYHEGSCNLMVGNWIRNPEGPRYTNESCQFIESHQNCMKNGRPDTEYLYWRWKPKDCELPQFDAKKFLEMMRNKAWALIGDSISRNHVQSLLCILSKVEQPLHVYHDPDYKNRRWLFSSYNFSLSLMWSPFLAEAKIFEDYNGVSTSEIELQLDKLDSHWTSVYDNLDYIVFSSGKWFVKSAIYYENDTIQGCHYCPQRNLTELGIRYAYRKVISNVFDYVIKSNHKGMIFYRNPTPDHFENGEWFSGGNCQRTKPAEEGEFQYNVLNKLLREVELDEFAKAEIRASKAGVKLKLLDVTPLSLLRPDGHPGPYRHFHPFAKDNKEKIVNDCLHWCLPGPIDAWNDVLMEMIVKG